CCAGGCGTTGCTGAATCACATCGCGGGTGGCCAAGTCCGCAAAACCCAGTAAAACACTGGCCAGCAAGGCAAATACCGCCAGCACACCGGCTTGATAGCTCAGCTTTGGGCGCCACTGAGCCAGATTTTCCGGCGTCAGGAAAGCCAGCAGTTTTGGCTTGGCACCGGACGGGTTTTCGGACTCGGGCGGTTCGGCGGTAGGTTGTTCGTGTACGGGATCGGAACTCATGGCGATACTCTTGGCTAGCTGACGTCTATGGGTTTGCCGTTACGGTAGCGCCCGTAAATGCGGGGACGAATGTAATGGTCGATTAGCGGAGTGACCGCGTTCATCAACAAAATGGCAAACCCGGTGCCTTCCGGATACCCGCCCCAGCTGCGGATCACGAAAATAAGCGCCCCGCAGCCGGCACCGAAAATCACTTGTCCGACCGGCGTGTTGGGCGAGGTGACGTAATCGGTGGCGATAAAAAACGCTACCAGCATGACCGCGCCGGAATTCAGATGTACCCAGGGGCCAAGGTAATGCTGGCTGTCAACCAAGTGAAACACGCCGGATAACAAGGCGATGCTGAGCAGCAACGAAACCGGAATTTGCCATTGGATCACGCCTTCCCGCATCAGCCACAGCCCGCCCAGCACAATCAGCAGTGTGGAGGTTTCGCCCAGGCTGCCGCGTTCCCAGCCGATGAAAGCCAGAATGCTGGAGTAATCGTCTAATAGGCCGGGCAGAGTTTGGTGTTGGGAAAACCCGGTTTTTACCGCACCCAAAGTAGTGGCGCCGGTCACGCCGTCCAAATCCGACAGTCCGGAAAAGGTAATTGATAGGCTCTCCAAAATCCCAGGGCCTAGCAGGATGGGTTTGACGTTGGCCCAAGTGGTCATTTCGATCGGGAACGAGATCAGCAAGGCTACCCGCGCCAACATGGCCGGATTGAACAAATTCTGGCCCAAACCGCCGTATACCTGCTTGCCCAGAACGATGGCAATCGCGGCGCCTACCACGCCTATCCACCAAGGCGCCCAGGGTGGCAGGGTCATGGCGACCAGCAGGCCGGTCAAAATCGCGGAACCGTCCCGTAAATAGGGTGCGGCGGCCACGCCTTTTAGTTTCAGGCAAAACGCTTCGAACAACAATGCGGAAAAAATCGTCACGGCGCACAAATACAAGGCCGGCCAGCCAAAGATGAAGATGCCCCAAGCCGTGGCCGGCAGCAGCGCGACAATCACTTTACGCATAATGCTGTCGACGCTGCGGACGGCGACCACATGCGGGCCGCTGACGGGTTTGATACTCATCGCACTTCCTCCACAGCAGCCTTGTTGTCGGCTTCGCTAATACTTTGCTGGGCTTGTTGCGCTTGTTGGGCCTTTTGTTTGGCCAATTCCTGTTCGCGGGCGCGGGCGGCGCGGGCCTCCATTACCCGGCGGGCTTCGGCTTCCTGTTCCAGACGAATACGTTCCATGCGTTGGTTGCGGTCGTCGATCAGGCGTTTGGTTTGTTCGGATTTATGGTCCATTTGCTGGCGCTTATAGAGTTCGCCCGAGGCAAACTTGAAGTAATGCACCAACGGAATATTCGACGGACACACGTAGGAGCAGCTGCCGCAATTGATGCAATCCTTCAGGCCCAGATCCACGGCCGCATCCAATTGGTTGGCGCGGATGCGGCTGGCCATTTCCAGCGGCAATAAACCGACCGGACAGGCCGTTACGCACGTGGAGCAGCGGATGCAGGGTTTGACGTCCGGAATTTCGATATCCTGTTCGGATAAAGCCAAAATGCCGTTGCAGGCCTTGACGACCGGCACTTCGCTGATGGGTAGTGCATCGCCCATCATCGGTCCGCCCATGATCAAACGGGCCACCCGGCTTTTATCGACCGCGCAGAAGTCCAGTACTTCCGACATTAAGGTGCCGATCAATACTTCCACGTTTTGCGGTTTGGCCACCGCGCTGCCGGACACGGTTACCACCCGGGTAATCAGCGGCTGGTTCAGGCAAACCGCCCGATAGACGGCATGGGCGGTGGCGACGTTGTGTATCACCACGCCGATGTCCGTGGCGCGGCCGTCGGCGGGAATTTCCCGGCCGGTCAGGTAGCGCAGCATTTGCCGGTCCCAACCCATGGGGTAACGGGTGGGAACCTGTACCACATTGATATTGGCGAACTCCGTACAAGCCTCGCGCATGGCGGTAAAGGCTTCCGGTTTGTTGTCTTCGATGCCGACGGTAGCCTCGGGGGCGCCCATGCCGCGCAGCATCAGGCGGATGCCGGTGACGATTTCGGCGGCACGTTCCTGCATCAACCGGTCGTCGCAAGTCAGGTAGGGTTCGCATTCGCCGGCATTGATCAACAGCGTCTGAATTTTATTCTTGCGGCCTAAATCCAGTTTGACCGCCGAGGGAAATACCGCGCCGCCCAAGCCGACCACGCCGGCCGCGCCGACCAGCGCGCAGATTTCCTCTGCGGGCAGCGATAACGGATCTTTGGGTGTTATAAGCGGCAACCATTGGTCCAGACCGTCGGTTTCGATAACGATGGTGCGGATCGGCAAGGCGGACGGGTGCGGGGCCGGGAAATCCAGTACGTCGGCTATCACGCCGGAACTGGGTGCATGAACCGGCGCGGAAATAGTGCCTTGGCTGTACGCCAGCAACTGGCCTTTAAACACCTTTTCGCCGACTTTGACCAGGGGCTCGGCCGGTTTGCCGACGTGTTGCTGTACCGGGATATACAGCTTTTTCGGTAACGGCATATCCAATGCGATCGGTATGCCGGAGGTTTCGGCCTTGTGCTCTTCGGCATGAACGCCGCCGCGCAGCCGGGGGTTTTCGAATAAAGCCAGCATGCAGGTTCTCCGGTTAAGCCGCCATCGGTTTCGGCCAACGCCAATCCCGCAGCGTCACCTCGATCGGGTGCATTTGCAGGCATTCGGTCGGGCAGACGTTGACGCATTTTTCGCAACCTATGCAGGCATCGGCCACTACGGCGTGAATTTGTTTGGGGGCGCCGACGATGGCGTCGGTTGGGCAAACTTTAAAGCAACGGGTGCAGCCGGTGCAGGTATCTTCGCTGACGCGGGCCACCATGGGTTCGGCGTCTTTGGTTTGGCTTAAGTCGACATCCACGCCCAGCAGTTTAGCCAGTTGCTCTACCAGCGAGGTGCCGCCGGGAGGACACAGCGTAACCGGCGCCGAACCCGATACCACCGCTTCGGCGGCGGGACGGCATCCGGGGAATCCGCACTGGCCGCACTGCGAACCCGGCATCAGGGCTTCCACTTTTTCGATCAGGGGATCGGATTCCACACGCAGATATTTGGCGGCGATACCTAAACTCAGGCCCAGAAACAAGCCCAGTGCGGTAAGGATAATGATGGCTGATAGAATGTACATAATCCGTCTCGTTGGTTCAGAATATGCCGGCGGCTGTATAAGTACCGCAGTTGCGGCGGTTGTTTATCTCGGCGGTTTCGACGCTAGGGCGGTTGGCCGTGTGTCCGTCGAAAATAGTCGGTTGCAAACGTATTGTTGTCATTTGGTATAAAGTCCGGCAAAGCCCATGAATGCCAGGGACAGAATGCCGGCGGTGATGAAGGCTATCGGCGTGCCCGAAAAAAGAGCCGGTACAGCCATCAACGCCAGGCGTTCACGGAGACCGGCAAACAGCACCATCACCAGGGTAAAACCCATTGCCGCGCCAAAGCCGAACATCAGGCTTTGCACGAAGTTATAGTGTTCTTGGATGTTAAGCAGCGCGACACCCAGAACCGCACAATTGGTGGTAATCAAAGGCAGAAAAATGCCCAAAACCTGATACAGAACCGGGCTGGTTTTGTGTATCACCATTTCGGTGAATTGCACCACCGCGGCGATCACCAGGATAAAGCCCAGTACCCGTAAAAATCCGATATCGAACGGTATTAACAAGCGATGTTCCAACACCCAGCTGGCGGCGGAGGCCAGCGTCAGTACGAAGGTGGTGGCCAGCCCCATGCCCAGGGCGGAATCCAGTTTGTTGGAGACGCCCATAAACGGACATAACCCCAAAAACTTTACCAACACTACATTGTTGACTAACGCTGTACCTAGAATCAGCAGTAAGTATTCGCCCATTGCCTTAACACCCAGTTGTTTGTAAACAATTGAGCATCATCTATGCCAACAATCATTGTGGGGTTAAATGGGCTGATTTAGTGCGTTTGTGGTCGGTTGCGGTGCGGATTTGGCTGTACCAAACGACACACTGGCCGAAAGGTAGGATTAAAGATTGTCGGAAAGCTTACAAAATCCCGGTTGAAATAAGGGTTTTAGCTACGCGGATTTGTTACAAAGGCCTAACTTAAAAATATTGGCGTTTAATTTGCTAATGAATGTATAGACGATTCAATCAACCAGAGTCAGCAATGAGCAAAACTACACCGGATTTTTTACCAGACCAGATCGCTGCGGACGTGGCTGACTTGATAGCACCGGGCGGCGACTTACTCAAATCCGAAAAGGCGAAGAAGGGGGAATCTAAAACCGTACCGTTGTCGCTATTTGTGGCTTCGGTCGAACAAGCGCCGATCGCGATTTCCATTACCGACAAGAAAGCCAACATACTTTATATAAACGACGCATTTACTCAGGTTACCGGCTATTTAGCCGCCGAAATTCTGGGGCAAAACGAATCCAAGCTGTCCGATAAGCGCACGCCCCGACAGGTGTATTACGACCTTTGGCATACGATTTCCCGCAAGCAAGTCTGGCAAGGCCGTCTGGTGAACAGGCGCAAGCAAGGGCAGCGTTATCTGGCCGACCTGACTATCGCACCGATGTTGGACGAAAACGGCGCTATCAGCCATTACATCGGTATGCACCGCGATGTGACGCAAGCGCACTATGCCGAACAGCAAATCAACAATCAAAAGCAATTGATCGAATCGGTTTTGAATGCCTCGCCGGTGGCCATGGTGGTGCTGGACAGAGCCAACCGCATTGTGCTGGACAACCAAATGTACAAAATGCTGATTAGCGAGCTCGGCTACGCCGAACCGGCTTTGTTCTTTTTGGAAGCCTTGCAACAGGACATGGGCGATTTATGGTCGACGTTGGATACCCATCCGCAAGGCTTTTCCAATCGCGAGATACGGGTTGAAGGCATAGGCCGCCGGGGTACCCGCTGGTTTTCCTGTTCCGGCAATTGGTTTTGCGAAAACGATACCGACGCGGATAACTTTTTCTCC
This sequence is a window from Methylomonas methanica MC09. Protein-coding genes within it:
- the rsxB gene encoding electron transport complex subunit RsxB, encoding MYILSAIIILTALGLFLGLSLGIAAKYLRVESDPLIEKVEALMPGSQCGQCGFPGCRPAAEAVVSGSAPVTLCPPGGTSLVEQLAKLLGVDVDLSQTKDAEPMVARVSEDTCTGCTRCFKVCPTDAIVGAPKQIHAVVADACIGCEKCVNVCPTECLQMHPIEVTLRDWRWPKPMAA
- the nifL gene encoding nitrogen fixation negative regulator NifL yields the protein MSKTTPDFLPDQIAADVADLIAPGGDLLKSEKAKKGESKTVPLSLFVASVEQAPIAISITDKKANILYINDAFTQVTGYLAAEILGQNESKLSDKRTPRQVYYDLWHTISRKQVWQGRLVNRRKQGQRYLADLTIAPMLDENGAISHYIGMHRDVTQAHYAEQQINNQKQLIESVLNASPVAMVVLDRANRIVLDNQMYKMLISELGYAEPALFFLEALQQDMGDLWSTLDTHPQGFSNREIRVEGIGRRGTRWFSCSGNWFCENDTDADNFFSRQSSNYLLLTINDISLQRSQQEKLQLHTLRQLMSEEEHMRSIRETLLGAMHQIRQPLNQIGAAIQIMGQRNDTQNQSLKDLLNQVQARGEETLETLQRCVPEIPETAMTSVNINQLLHEVMLLHSQKFLANGVVVDWLPNPVLPSVLGAANKLRMLFKQLIDNAVNAMNRGGCNERLINISTATDHDWVRVTIADSGPGIPANQRQKVFEPFFTTHQNPGGAQAGMGLVMAREIVSQHGGIIEIDPNYAKGCRFIISFPCQQHSLGVSIHE
- the rsxC gene encoding electron transport complex subunit RsxC; translated protein: MLALFENPRLRGGVHAEEHKAETSGIPIALDMPLPKKLYIPVQQHVGKPAEPLVKVGEKVFKGQLLAYSQGTISAPVHAPSSGVIADVLDFPAPHPSALPIRTIVIETDGLDQWLPLITPKDPLSLPAEEICALVGAAGVVGLGGAVFPSAVKLDLGRKNKIQTLLINAGECEPYLTCDDRLMQERAAEIVTGIRLMLRGMGAPEATVGIEDNKPEAFTAMREACTEFANINVVQVPTRYPMGWDRQMLRYLTGREIPADGRATDIGVVIHNVATAHAVYRAVCLNQPLITRVVTVSGSAVAKPQNVEVLIGTLMSEVLDFCAVDKSRVARLIMGGPMMGDALPISEVPVVKACNGILALSEQDIEIPDVKPCIRCSTCVTACPVGLLPLEMASRIRANQLDAAVDLGLKDCINCGSCSYVCPSNIPLVHYFKFASGELYKRQQMDHKSEQTKRLIDDRNQRMERIRLEQEAEARRVMEARAARAREQELAKQKAQQAQQAQQSISEADNKAAVEEVR
- a CDS encoding RnfABCDGE type electron transport complex subunit D, producing MSIKPVSGPHVVAVRSVDSIMRKVIVALLPATAWGIFIFGWPALYLCAVTIFSALLFEAFCLKLKGVAAAPYLRDGSAILTGLLVAMTLPPWAPWWIGVVGAAIAIVLGKQVYGGLGQNLFNPAMLARVALLISFPIEMTTWANVKPILLGPGILESLSITFSGLSDLDGVTGATTLGAVKTGFSQHQTLPGLLDDYSSILAFIGWERGSLGETSTLLIVLGGLWLMREGVIQWQIPVSLLLSIALLSGVFHLVDSQHYLGPWVHLNSGAVMLVAFFIATDYVTSPNTPVGQVIFGAGCGALIFVIRSWGGYPEGTGFAILLMNAVTPLIDHYIRPRIYGRYRNGKPIDVS
- the rsxA gene encoding electron transport complex subunit RsxA; protein product: MGEYLLLILGTALVNNVVLVKFLGLCPFMGVSNKLDSALGMGLATTFVLTLASAASWVLEHRLLIPFDIGFLRVLGFILVIAAVVQFTEMVIHKTSPVLYQVLGIFLPLITTNCAVLGVALLNIQEHYNFVQSLMFGFGAAMGFTLVMVLFAGLRERLALMAVPALFSGTPIAFITAGILSLAFMGFAGLYTK